The sequence GCAGTTTTAAGAAATAATCTAAATTTTAGTGATAATAAAGGCTCTTTAGAATTTAATTACTTTTTTCCTATTTTTAGCGGAAAATTTCAAGGATTTTTCCAGTATTTCACAGGATATGGAGAAAGCTTAATTGACTATAACAGACATGTTAATAAATTTAGCTTAGGAATATCTATATTTAATGATTAGATATTAGTGGCAATATACCACCAATATCTACTTTTCTTCCTCTATTTCTTCTTCATAAAGGATTAAAGGTTTTTTCTCAACTTTTACTTTTTCGATGGTATTTCCGTCCATCTTCATAATTTCATAAATACAAATTTTATCCTCAATCTTATCGCCAACAACAGGCAATCTTCCAAGAAGATTAAATACATATCCACCTATGGTAACCTCTTCAGTTTCCTCATCAAACCTAATGTCCATAAGCTCTTCAACATCTTCAATGTCAAATCTACCCATAAACTCATAAACATTGTCTTTTATCTTTTTATAATTAGGAGATTTGTCATCATGCTCATCATTTATATCGCCAAATACTTCTTCAATGATATCTTCCATTGTTAAAAGACCAGCAGTTCCTCCCCACTCATCTATAACAAGAGCAGCAGAAATTCCCTCTTTATTCATCTTAGGAAGTATTTTAGCTATTGAAAAATTCTCAGGCACAATGATAGGCTTTCTAACTATATCATCAAAATTTTTATTTTCGCCTTGTTGCATAATATCTCTAATATGTATCATACCAAGAACATTATCTTTACTTCCATCTATATATGGAAATCTCGTATATTTAGCATCAATTACTGTTTTGTAATTCTCTTCATAACTTTTTTGTTTATTTAGACAAATCATATTTTTTCTTGGCGTCATTATCTCTTTAGCGACAGTTTCACCAAAATCAACTGCATTTTTGATGATTTCACTCTCAACAGAGTCTAAAACACCACCCTTTAAACTCTCAGAAACTATTATTTTAATCTCTTCTTCAGAGTGTGCTATCTCACTTTCCCCAGCAGGTTTTATGTTTAAAAGCTTTAAAACGCTTCTTGCTAAAAAATCAAATGTTTTAATAAATGGAGAAAATATAACCCAGAATGCATGCAAAGGTTTAGCCACAAGAAGGGTTGCTTGTTCAGGCTTTACAATTGCTATTGATTTTGGAACAAGCTCGCCCAAAACAACATGCAAGAGTGTAATTATTGAAAAAGAAATAGCAAAAGAAATAGTGTGTATTAAAATACTATTTTCACCTACAATTGCTTGCAATGGTTTTTCTATGATTGTTGCTACAGCTGGTTCACCTATCCAACCAAGCGCAAGAGAGCTTAAAGTAATCCCAAGCTGTGTAGCACTTAAGTATGTGTCAAGAGAATTTGTAATCTCATAAGCTAGTTTTGCGTTTGGAACCTTGTCTCTAACAAGCTCCTCTAGTCTACTTTTTCTTATTTTAACAATTGCAAATTCAGAAAGAACGAAAAAAGCATTTAAAAATACAAAAACGAAAGCTAAAAATATCATCAAGGCCGAATGATCCGTATCCAATAAATTATCCTTTTAATTATAGTACTCCATTATATCAAAATTTTCATTAAATTTTAATATAATGGATTTTTTAACTATTTAAATCTTTTTTGATTTTTCATATAAAGGCATAACTTTTCTTGACACCTCTGTTAGTTTGGCTATTCTGTTTTCATGAGATGGGTGAGTTGACATAAACTCAGCTGGTTGATTTTTACTAGCTTTGCTCATTTTTTTCCAAACATTTATAGCGGCTTCTGGGTTATATCCCCCTCTTGCCATAAGCTCAGCACCCATAATATCAGCTTCTATCTCTTGTGCTCTTGAAAAAGGTAGAGCTATGGTATAAGTTGCTGCCATATTTGCTAAATTCGCAAGTTCATTACTACCCGTAGCTACGCTTACAGCTAAAATTCCTATATTTTTAAGTTGATCTCTACTTGCTTTTTCTCTACTATGCTCTCTTAAAGCATGTGCCATTTCATGTCCCATAATAGCAGCTATCTCAGCATCTGTTAGTTTTAAAGTATCTATAATTCCTGTATAAAATACAATTTTTCCACCAGGCATACACCAAGCGTTTATAGTCTTATCATCTATAACATTTACTTGCCAATCCCACTTAAGAGCATCTTCTCTAAAAGTTACTACTTGAGGAATTAAACTTCTAGAAATTCTTTGCACTCTTTTGGTTGCTACTGGGTCTGTGTTCAGCTTTCTTTTACTACTTGCCTTTTTTAAAACTTGTGTATAGGCAAGTGCTGCACCTTTGTCCATTTCTGCTTGACTAACTAAAAACATCTGTGACCTACTAATCCCTACCTGTCCTGGCTTAGTGCTAGTAGCACATCCTACTAAAAAAACAACCAATGCCAAACAAGACAATAAATACTTTTTCATAATAACCCCTTTAAATTGTTATTTTATATATCCTATGTTTTCTTCAAATTCTTTTAATCTTTTATGAATACTTCTAAGCTCTGTTACTGTTGTCCAATTATTTATAAATATACTAAAACTCTCTCTTACTTGACCAAAAGCATTTCCAATCTGTATAAGAGTTCCAATAGTTACAAGTCCTATAAACAAACTTGGCCCTGCTATCATATATGGAACTAAAACCATAAATTGAGAAAACGATACAAGCCAAATATTAAAATATCCATAATGTAAAAATAACCTATAGTAATTTACCTTAATTCCTGTAAAAAGATTTATTAAAACTCCTAAATCAGCATAATTTACCTTATCATCCTCTGCATACACAAGCTCTTTTCTAAAAGCTGCTTCAACTTTTTGATTATTATATTCAAGACCTGGAAGCTTAATACCTACAAACCAAGATATTAAAAGCCCGCCTAAACTAACAGTTATGGCAACCCATACTAAACTTCCTGGAATTTCTTTTAAAAACCCTGTTCCAATGCTATTACTAAGTGTCCACAAGATAGGAATAAAGGCAATTAATGTCATAAATGCTCTAACCGTCTTAACTCCTAAATCTTCTATAATTTTAGCAAATCTATATATATCTTCTTGAATTCTTTGCGAACTACCTTCTATATCTTTATGGCAGTGCCTCCATCTTTCTATATAATCAAATGTCATAGCTTCACGCCATCTAAAAACCCAGTGACTTGCAAAATAGGTTGTAAGAGAATAGACTATTACATATGGCATAGCAAGATAGAAAAAACGCCTAATGCTTGCCCAAAAATCATCAACCGTATTCTTTTGTGCATTTTGCATTAAATCATAAAAAGTTTTATACCACTCATTTATTGCTACATTTATATGGGTTTGATAAAATAGAGATAAAAGCAAAAATGCTAGTCCTCCATATGCCCACAATGCCCATTTTCGGCTTTTAAAATAAGATTTAAACATAGGTTAATTAAAAAAGCAAACTGTTTTAAGAATTTTCATCCAAGTCTTTCTCTTCTTTCATCTTATGCTTTGTAGCTTCATATGTTCTTTTTGCAAGCTCTTCACTACTAACCTTTGAGTCTTTTTCTTTAAATTCTGAAAATTTAGCTAAGATCTTTTTTTCTATCTTTTCTATCTCATTTTTAAATTTATCAAATTTTTTATCTAACTCAAACTCATCTACAAATTTTTCTTTTTTTTCGCTAAAATCTTTCTTTAAATCTTCAAATTTTTCTGATGTAAATTTGCTAAGCTCTTTATAGTTTTCTTGAACATTCATATCCTCAAGTGTCTCTTTTATCTGCTGAGATAAATCAGATGAAGCTTTTTTGAGTATTGCAAAATACCCTGTATAATCTTTTTTAATGATATCTTCAAGATCGCTTTTAGCTGGTTCATCACTTAAAGATGATAACATTTGCAAAAGCTCAATATACTCTTTATCCATATTTTCAAAATCTTTTTGAGTATTTTTATAGTTTATACTAACCTCTTCAGGTGCAAATTTGAAATCATTTTTTACTTTTTCCATTGCTCTAATGATACCTTCATTTACACCATATACAGCTCCGCTTATAATCTCTTTAGTATATGCTTGACTTAAATTTGAAACACTTATTGCTTGCGATATGATTATTCTAGCAATTTCAAGAATTCTACTCTTTTTAAAACTTCCTTCAAAAATACTTTTATATGTTAAGCTTTTACTAAATTCTCTAGTTGTTTCTTCTACATCTTCATTTGATTCTAGTATTGTTACAAATACACTTTCACTAATTTCGCTAATGATATTTTCTAAAAGAACAGTATCAACTGTCTGGCTATTTATGATAGATAAAATTTTATCTTTATCTTTAATCTCACTATTTTTAATATTGTCTTCTATGCCTTTATAGGATTGAAAAACAATTTTTCTAATTTGAATTACCTGTTTTTCTAAATCTTTTTTAATTCTTTCACTTTTATATAAAAGCTCATAAAGGTAGTTTTCTTCATCTTGTATTAATGCTTTTTTTATACTAGATAAAATTACTTTAATATTTTCATTAGTAAGCAACCCTAATTCATTCAAAGAGCTATAAAACATAATAAAAAGTTCGCTTGAAAACTCTTTTCTAGAATTTATATCTAAATCTTTAAATTTCTTTTTACTCTCTTTGTATGCCAAATCTTCTACTATTTGATCTAAATTTGGCTCGCCTATCTTGCTTTTTAGCTCTGCATTAAAACTATTCACTTTCTGTCCCCTTATAATACAAACTTACTTATATTTTTAAATTTATTAAAAATATCTAATCTCTCTTTTTCACTACTTACTAACACTTTTATATTATAACTTTTATATTTGCCACTTGAACTATCTTTAGAGGGATTTATCTCATATTTTAAATCATTTAATATATTTTCTACTTTTAAGTTTATATCCTCGCTAGCATCAACTAATACCTTATAACTCCAATGCACTGGATAGTCTATATTTGGCTTTTTATTACTCAGATCGCATATATTCACCGCTTTTACCTCCGCTTTTTTTAATAAGTTTTATATCTTCAATCACCATAGTTTTATCTATGGCTTTAACCATATCATATATAGTTAAAAGTCCAACACTAACCCCTGTTAAAGCCTCCATCTCAACTCCTGTTTTTCCATCTATCTTAACTGTTACATCTAGTTTATAAGCATAAATTTCTGGAAGCTCTGTAATGTCCACATCTACTGAGTTTATAAGAAGTGGATGACACATAGGGATTAACTCACTTGTTTTTTTAGTGCCCATAATGGCTGCAACCACAGCAGTTTGTAAAACAGGTCCTTTTTTTGCACTATTTTCTTTAATAGCTAAAAAAGCCTCTTTGCTCATCTTTATAACTCCACTTGCCATTGCTACTCTTGTAGTTATCTCTTTTGAGCCTACATCAACCATTTTAGGTCTATTTTTTTCATCTAAATGTGTAAGCATTAAAATCCTTTTTAGGTATTATTATAGCTTTATTTTATCAAAAATTTAATAATATATTTTTAAATAGGGGTTGAATAAAAAAGCCCAGTTTTAGCTGGGCTTAACAAAAAGGAGGTTTTATCTTAATTGAATAGTCTTATTCTAACCGTTATGGCTAAACCAGATATTAACCCTTTTTAAATATTAAATAATAAATTTTATTATTTAACTTCTACTACTTCTGCGTTTGGTGCTTCTTTGACGATTAAATCAATTACTTTTAAGCAATCTTTTTTGTCTTTGAAATCTTCACTAACAGCTATTATTTGACCATTGCTAGCTTTTAATCTAAATCTAAAATGACCTTTTTTGTCTTCGTATATCTCAAATTTAGGATTAGTAAGCTTTTCGCTATCTTCAATAGTTAAATCTTCAATCTTATTTAAAGCCGAGTTTTTCTTAACGCTTTCAATTCCATTTTTGCAAGCACTTAAAGTTGTATAAACCTCAGATGTACAAACTATGTGTGAATTGATATCTAAATCAAATTTAATCCCTGTTTTTGTCTCTTTTATAATGAATTTTGCCATTATTTCTCCTTTAAAAATTATGTTATATTTTATCACATTATTTTAACAATATAGGAACTTAATAATATTTTTATCAGATATTTAAACAAAAATCAGTTTTAGAAATTTAGAAGTAATTAATTTTATAAATGTATATTTTTCAATAAAGCATAAACTATTGTGGACTCCTTTTACAAATATTACTATTTGTCCACAATTATTACACAATAATCTTTTAATTTGTACTTATTTTAAATAATTTACATTAACCTATGAGAGTATTTGAAGTATCAGTTCTACTAGGCTTTAGTGATTTTTTAGAAGTTGTATTAGGTTTATTTTTGGCGGGTAGAGAGGGATTTGAACCCCCGGTAAGTTGCCCTACACACGCGTTCCAGGCGTGCTCCTTCAGCCACTCGGACATCTACCCAAAGTAAAGGCTAAATTATATCTTAGTTTTTGAAATTTAGCCTTAAATCATTATTTTATAAGTTCTTTTGCTCTTTGTGCTATATTGATATCACTAAATCCAAAATGTTTAAACAACTCATTTGCATTTCCACTCTCGCCAAAGCTTTCCATGCAAACAACATCATCAGCAAATTTATACCACTCTAAAGCACTAGCTGCCTCAACTGCTAAAACTTTTGTATTTTTATCAAATATTTTTGCTATATAGTCTTTGTCTTGCTTGCATAATAACTCAAAGCAAGGTGCACTTACAACATTAGTTTTAATATCTTCACTCTCTAAAATAGCAGCAGCTTTTAAACAAAGATCAACCTCGCTACCGCTTGCAACTAGAGTAATCTTTGCACCATTACTCTCCTTAAGAAGATAAGCACCGTTTATAACATCACCAAAAACAGGTTTTGGAAGTGGGTTTAAGCCTTGTCTTGAACATACAAAAGCAGATGGGTATGCAAAATCAAGGGCAGCTTGCCAACACTTAACATTTTCATCGCCATCAGCTGGTCTAAATGTATAGAAATTTGGCATTGCTCTAAATGTGCTAAGTTGCTCTATAGGCTCGTGAGTTGGACCATCTTCACCAACACCGATACTATCGTGAGTAAAAACAAAATAGTGTCTAAGTCCCATAAGTGCAGCAAGTCTAGCTCCTGTTTTTAGATAATCACTAAATATAAAAAATGTCGCTGAAAATGGCACAAAAAGGCCATATCTAGCAAATGAGTTTCCAATAGCTGCCATAGCGTGTTCTCTAATTCCATAATGGATATTTTTACCAAGTGGAAAATCTTGTGAGTTTTTTAAAGTT is a genomic window of Campylobacter blaseri containing:
- the moaC gene encoding cyclic pyranopterin monophosphate synthase MoaC — encoded protein: MLTHLDEKNRPKMVDVGSKEITTRVAMASGVIKMSKEAFLAIKENSAKKGPVLQTAVVAAIMGTKKTSELIPMCHPLLINSVDVDITELPEIYAYKLDVTVKIDGKTGVEMEALTGVSVGLLTIYDMVKAIDKTMVIEDIKLIKKSGGKSGEYMRSE
- a CDS encoding putative transporter; protein product: MFKSYFKSRKWALWAYGGLAFLLLSLFYQTHINVAINEWYKTFYDLMQNAQKNTVDDFWASIRRFFYLAMPYVIVYSLTTYFASHWVFRWREAMTFDYIERWRHCHKDIEGSSQRIQEDIYRFAKIIEDLGVKTVRAFMTLIAFIPILWTLSNSIGTGFLKEIPGSLVWVAITVSLGGLLISWFVGIKLPGLEYNNQKVEAAFRKELVYAEDDKVNYADLGVLINLFTGIKVNYYRLFLHYGYFNIWLVSFSQFMVLVPYMIAGPSLFIGLVTIGTLIQIGNAFGQVRESFSIFINNWTTVTELRSIHKRLKEFEENIGYIK
- a CDS encoding hemolysin family protein; its protein translation is MIFLAFVFVFLNAFFVLSEFAIVKIRKSRLEELVRDKVPNAKLAYEITNSLDTYLSATQLGITLSSLALGWIGEPAVATIIEKPLQAIVGENSILIHTISFAISFSIITLLHVVLGELVPKSIAIVKPEQATLLVAKPLHAFWVIFSPFIKTFDFLARSVLKLLNIKPAGESEIAHSEEEIKIIVSESLKGGVLDSVESEIIKNAVDFGETVAKEIMTPRKNMICLNKQKSYEENYKTVIDAKYTRFPYIDGSKDNVLGMIHIRDIMQQGENKNFDDIVRKPIIVPENFSIAKILPKMNKEGISAALVIDEWGGTAGLLTMEDIIEEVFGDINDEHDDKSPNYKKIKDNVYEFMGRFDIEDVEELMDIRFDEETEEVTIGGYVFNLLGRLPVVGDKIEDKICIYEIMKMDGNTIEKVKVEKKPLILYEEEIEEEK
- a CDS encoding M48 family metallopeptidase translates to MKKYLLSCLALVVFLVGCATSTKPGQVGISRSQMFLVSQAEMDKGAALAYTQVLKKASSKRKLNTDPVATKRVQRISRSLIPQVVTFREDALKWDWQVNVIDDKTINAWCMPGGKIVFYTGIIDTLKLTDAEIAAIMGHEMAHALREHSREKASRDQLKNIGILAVSVATGSNELANLANMAATYTIALPFSRAQEIEADIMGAELMARGGYNPEAAINVWKKMSKASKNQPAEFMSTHPSHENRIAKLTEVSRKVMPLYEKSKKI
- a CDS encoding HP0495 family protein, with protein sequence MNICDLSNKKPNIDYPVHWSYKVLVDASEDINLKVENILNDLKYEINPSKDSSSGKYKSYNIKVLVSSEKERLDIFNKFKNISKFVL
- a CDS encoding YegP family protein — its product is MAKFIIKETKTGIKFDLDINSHIVCTSEVYTTLSACKNGIESVKKNSALNKIEDLTIEDSEKLTNPKFEIYEDKKGHFRFRLKASNGQIIAVSEDFKDKKDCLKVIDLIVKEAPNAEVVEVK